The following DNA comes from Plasmodium coatneyi strain Hackeri chromosome 9, complete sequence.
ATTCGATGTAGAGGACGCTGCACGCATGAGAGTGTTTTCCCTCACactgttttcattttcccgcCCATTTCTTCCCCACCCCCCGCAGAGAAATGTACAACTGGTGCAAAGCGCAACTGGAGTTGAAAAGCAAGCGTAGTGATGTGTCAGAATCAGAGAGCGATTCTTCGAAGGACTCATATTAGCtgccttaattttttttttttttcttttccccccttttccgtGCGCGACATTTGTTTCCAGATATTACAACATATTTGCCACCATCGCCTTCGAATTAGTGTTGCATCCCTGACCACAGCTTCCTGTCACAGCACCTctcccctattttttttttcctttttatttatttttttttttttttgtacacctTTCAGCGAGCATTACTCCTTCGAGTGAAAGAAAGAGCGGCTGAATTTTGAAGCATTCAGTTTATGCTTTTCTATGTGGGTGGCGTCCGTTTGACGCGCGGTCTGACTCCCTCATGCACCGTTTGGCCTTCCCAATTGTTGCTAACATTGCTAACGttgttatttattatttatttttttttgaaattcctGCAGCAAGTTTTTTGAGCATTTCGCAAATTTATATTCGCCAGCTCTTTCTGTGTTTACGTCATCGCTGCAGTTTTTTGGCCTCTGCTTTTTCattactgctttttttttcatttccccctttggccTCGTTGGGCAATTTCGGTGCTAATTGTTTTAATGCTTCCCCTGATTTTTAAATTCACACGAACATATGTgtctgtgtgtgtgtgtacatgtgATGATCGGCATATTTCCCTCCACCTGAATACAGCTCCCCCGCCCCCAGTTCTGTCTGTCTGCTCTAAAAAGTATTCagcgaaggggaagggagggGCTTCTTGTGCATGAGCACACGGGAAGTATGTAAATCCCCTTGAAGATTTATTGGTACCCATGTGCCAAGCAGATGCTTAGACTCGTTCAAGCATGTGCAcagtttttcaatttttttaattttctcattttttattttttaattttttctcattttttaccccctGCATGGGACAAAACAAGAGTTATCAATTATCGAATCTACTTTGTCTAATTCAGTTTCGGTCTAACCGAACTTGACTCAACCAGGTGCTCTGCATAGACACCATATggtgatgtttttttttttttttcttcccattgtTACTCCGAGGCCAAGTAAAGGTAGCACCTACACTCAACATGTATGCTGCCCCTACGAGTGGCTACTCAGTTAATGagtaggggaaggaaaacaaaaaaaaaaaaaaaaaagggccacATGAGCAACAACCCAATGgtgaagagagaaaaaattacttatGCATAATTAGCCAAATGTCTATTTTGGGTGGAGTAAAAAGTTAAGCAGGTGAAGAGAGATGTGGTAGAAGTGGGACCCAGACAGGGCAGCTTAATACAGGATAGGGTATACCACGATCATAtacaatagaaaaaaaaagaaaaaaacataacaGAATATAGACAGAATAAAATAGAATGGGATAAGTTGCGTAAGAGGCGAAGGAGAAGGTggatacacaaaaaaaaggggacgaCGTGGTAGCGGAATGGAGATAggcaaagggggagaaaggtACCAGCTGCGCCTACACCGGTGAAGCAGACACGGAAAAGTTAAGcggacttaaaaaaataaaaaaggaagagcgCAATGGGTGGAAACCCAAAACTGACTTCCCAACTGGGACAATTCCCAAACGGAAGAAAAGACACAATCCAACACATGATAACCATCAAAATGGAGGATACTAAAATGAGGCCGCAAGTTCCTGCGTTCTGTTGTGCTCTAAGGGAAAACTCACAAATGGGGTCAAATGATGGAGGAGGTTCACCGTTTAACCCCACACAAATATAAACGTGCTAATCACCTACACAGTGCAAGCAAAATAGGTTAACAAGGATGTCATCCTAACTCCTCCTTTGAGGGTGCATGCCAAGGTAAGGGTTTCCCCCGCTCGAtggtttatttttcatttttatttttcaggtcgaattttttaattctcaAAAACGGCGAAGTCCTGATTACCATCTGGGAGGTAGCTCAGAATTTGATTTATCGGTTTGTACTGTAGAACGACATTTTCGGGGGGCAGGGATTTTTGGCCCTTTGGTAAATCGCCTTCTAAAGTATCCTCCGGTTCATTTCCATCCTTATTTTGCTGTGAGTAGTCAAACATCTTTGCGTATTTGTCCTCGTCCACGGAGCCGAAGTAGGCAATGTTGTCACCCCTGATGATGAGGTTTCCTAAACACGCGGTGATAACAACATGGAAATGGTAACGACTACTTAGAGGTGGATACTTCACCGACATGGGGTCAGCCAATTCAGTGCAACCTCACAAGTTAAAGGGATCACACAACATATACAACGCGAAACAGATGAACGTTCCCCACTTACCAACGTAGACGTCCGAAAAGTAGTTCCTCTCGGGGACTATTATTTTCTCCACACAGTGCGTTAGAAATATGTTTCCATGTTGATCGTACGTTCTCAGTATTCCTTTAGTGGGGGGAAGGGATAAGAGGCAatttacatgtatatgtgcatacgtgTGTATGTGGCAATGCTGAATGTTGGTGCGATAATACGTTGATCGGTGCACTGCATCGGTGCGAAGAACAAATCAGCGCAGTTATTGTCCTCCCCAGGCTAACCTAGATAGAGTTTGTTGTCCCTtgaggaaatgaaaatgtaGGTATCAATATCTTCCTCGAAGGTGCTGAGCCATAGGGGCATAGACGGCTGTTCCATTTGGCCTCGAGCCTCTGGCCTTTCCACTGAGACCGTGGTGGTGCCCGGGAATTCTGAACAGGCGAAGCGCATGCGTAAATAAACGTGTACTGTTACGGGCGGGCAATAAGTCCCGTCCTCGTTGTGACCTACGCCGTTGTTATAAACTATTTGCAGGGAGGTATTCCCCCGTTGTGCTTCACTTGGTAAGTCACCACGTCGCTCTTCCCCTGTGATACCAGTTAAGCAGAACTAGTTTCCTTCAAACAGGCACCTCTCtaggggggaagaaacgtTATCAAAAGAatgtaggggaaaaaaaaacttcacgCTACAGAGAGTCACTCTTACATGCGCGAAACAGAATTACTTTAAAATGacgcaaaagggaaacactGAAGGGCTATCCCGAAGGAAGAGCATTCACTTGTTTACTTTGTATAggtttatttaatttttttttttttcctttaaatatgcaaaaaaaaaaaaaaaaaataaatattccctcttttttttaattttttatttctttatttttttccccctttgacaGTGCAGCAACGGTTTACACTGCGCTCTCtgcataggaaaaaaaaaaaaaaaaaaaaaaacggaaaaggcACGGCAACCGCATGCAGTGAAATGTCAAGATGGCGTAG
Coding sequences within:
- a CDS encoding LSM domain containing protein, with the protein product MEQPSMPLWLSTFEEDIDTYIFISSRDNKLYLGILRTYDQHGNIFLTHCVEKIIVPERNYFSDVYVGNLIIRGDNIAYFGSVDEDKYAKMFDYSQQNKDGNEPEDTLEGDLPKGQKSLPPENVVLQYKPINQILSYLPDGNQDFAVFEN